CCGCCCGGGCCCATCTTGTCGTAGAAGTCGATGCGAATGGTGCAGCCGGGCTCCGTGCACTGTTCGCCTTGTCCCGGCGAGTAGTAATTCCGGATCTCCGCGTCCATCGCGGCCTGGCGCTCCCACCCCTCTTGGGCTGGCACCTCCAGGTTGTAGGCCTTGAGCTTCAGCTGGTCGACGCGGCTGTAGGTGTAGAAGTCGGAGAGGTTGAAGAAAGTCACCGGAACGCTGGCCGATTCCACACTGAGGTGGTAGTGGAAGTCCACCGTTCCATCGATGCTGCGCACCACGCTGGAGGTGACGGTGCCGAGAGCCGCCCCCTGCGGGCCGTCGAGCGAATAGGCGAAGGTCTTTTCCGCAATGACGGAACCCGCCAGCCATGGCGACTGCTGCAAGGTCGTGGAGGAAAAGCGGGTGGCGGCGGGAAACGGGATCGCCTGGGCGGCCGGGGCCAGAAGGGCGCATGCCGCGGCCAGGCAGGACGCCGAAAACAGGTTGAGGCGCACAGAAACTCCTGAGTGTTTTAGGAGCCTGCAGCTTAGCGAGCCGGACATGGCAGCGCATTCACCCGCAGCAAGGACAAAGCAGCGGCAATGTATCTTCGGTAAGTTGGCGCAAACCACTGGCCGACCGCGAGCTTGGCGGCTGTGCACGCGGGCCCGGCTCGGTGCGGAGCGGGCGCCGTGACTGCCTGGCGCTGCTCGTGCCATAGTGGGATCGTGAAGCACTGCGTGATCGTTCCCACCGATGATGAACAAGCAGGTTCTCTTTTCGTATGGCGGCCCTGATGGCGCTGCCCGGTTCTGGGC
This genomic stretch from Eleftheria terrae harbors:
- a CDS encoding PEP-CTERM sorting domain-containing protein, which produces MRLNLFSASCLAAACALLAPAAQAIPFPAATRFSSTTLQQSPWLAGSVIAEKTFAYSLDGPQGAALGTVTSSVVRSIDGTVDFHYHLSVESASVPVTFFNLSDFYTYSRVDQLKLKAYNLEVPAQEGWERQAAMDAEIRNYYSPGQGEQCTEPGCTIRIDFYDKMGPGGLVGKQDAYFVIDSNAVNFTESATMQVALFGGSYGSEWVSTYAPTLAPVPEPSTLALLGGGLAGLGYWGRRRRAARPGTPA